Within Aliivibrio fischeri, the genomic segment TTAACAACTATGGGTCAAGCAGCTAAAGCCGCTGCATTTGACTTAGCTGTAGCTCCAACAGCACAAAAGAATAAAGCGCTTGCTATTATTGCTGATGAATTAGAAGCAAATAAAGATGCGATATTAGCAGCCAATGAAAAAGATATTAAAGCCGCAGTAGAAGCAGGCATTTCTGAAGCGATGCAAGATCGCTTATTACTAACTGAAGAGCGTTTGGTTGGTATTGCTAATGATGTACGTAATGTTATTAATCTGAACGATCCTGTAGGTAGTGAGATTGACAGTAAAGTACTTGAAAACGGTATGTCATTATCACGCCGCCGTGTACCTATTGGGGTTATCGGTGTGATTTATGAAGCTCGACCAAATGTAACCATTGATATTGCTTCTTTGTGTCTAAAAACAGGAAACGCAAGCATTTTACGTGGTGGGAAAGAGACGTTTTTCTCTAATATGGAGTTGGTAAAAGTTATTCAAGTTGCTTTGGAAAAAGCAGGATTACCAGCAGCGTCTGTTCAATATATCGAAAAGCCAGATCGTGAATTAGTGTCTCAACTTCTGACTATGGATGATTATGTAGATATGATCATTCCACGTGGTGGTGCTGGTTTACATAAAATGTGTAAAGAAAACAGCTCTATTCCTGTGATCATTGGTGGCTTTGGTATTAGTCATGCGTTTGTTGATGAAAGCGCTGACCTAGAAAGAGCATTAGTTGTTGTTGATAACTCGAAAGCACAGCGCCCATCTGCATGTAATGCGCTAGATACTTTATTGGTTCATGAAGCGGTCGCACCACAGTTTTTAGCACTACTTGCCGATAACATGGCAGGCCGTGTTGAGTTAGTTGCAGAGCCTAAAGCTTACGGACTATTAAAAGAGTTTGAAGGCGTATCATTACGTGAAGCGCAAGAGGGCGATTTTGATACCGAATGGCTAAGTTACACATTAGGTGTGAAAGTAGTGGCAGATGTGAATGAAGCTGCTGCACATATGCAAAAGCATAACGCGAGTCACTCAGATACTATTTTAACGAATAATATTGAATCAGCTGAGAAATTTATTAACACGGCTGGATCTGCTGCAGTATACGTTAATGCATCAACTCGTTTTACTGATGGGGCTCAATTTGGTTTGGGTGCTGAAGTGGCGGTATCTACTCAGAAACTTCACGCGCGTGGTCCAATGGGCTTAGAAGAGTTAACAAGCTACAAATGGGTTGGTAAAGCGGATTATCTAATCCGTTCTTAATTCAATACTCTAAAGTACCTATAAACAAAAAAGGTTGACGCCAAAACGTCAACCTTTTTTATTATTCAGACCCTAGACCTTACTTAACTTCTTCGCCTTTAGCTTGAAGATCGGCATGGTAAGAAGAGCGAACAAAAGGACCACATGCAGCGTGAGTGAATCCAAGCTCTAATGCGATTTCTTTTAATTCATCAAACTCAGTAGGTGGAACGTAGCGTTCTACTGGTAAGTGGTGACGACTTGGTGCTAAGTATTGACCCAGAGTAAGCATGGTTACACCATGAGCTCGTAAGTCTTTTAATACTTCAACAATCTCTTCTTTTGTTTCACCTAAGCCCATCATTAGGCCCGATTTAGTTGGAACGTTCGGGTGCTGTTCTTTGAACTTTTTAAGTAGATCTAAAGACCATTGGTAATTCGCTCCTGGGCGTACTTTACGGTAAAGACGAGGTGCGGTTTCTAGGTTATGGTTAAATACATCTGGCGGGTTATCGATCATCGCTTCAAGAGCACGATCCATACGGCCACGGAAATCTGGAACCAATGTTTCAATGCGGATTTCAGGATTTAATGCA encodes:
- a CDS encoding glutamate-5-semialdehyde dehydrogenase, giving the protein MNLTTMGQAAKAAAFDLAVAPTAQKNKALAIIADELEANKDAILAANEKDIKAAVEAGISEAMQDRLLLTEERLVGIANDVRNVINLNDPVGSEIDSKVLENGMSLSRRRVPIGVIGVIYEARPNVTIDIASLCLKTGNASILRGGKETFFSNMELVKVIQVALEKAGLPAASVQYIEKPDRELVSQLLTMDDYVDMIIPRGGAGLHKMCKENSSIPVIIGGFGISHAFVDESADLERALVVVDNSKAQRPSACNALDTLLVHEAVAPQFLALLADNMAGRVELVAEPKAYGLLKEFEGVSLREAQEGDFDTEWLSYTLGVKVVADVNEAAAHMQKHNASHSDTILTNNIESAEKFINTAGSAAVYVNASTRFTDGAQFGLGAEVAVSTQKLHARGPMGLEELTSYKWVGKADYLIRS
- the lipA gene encoding lipoyl synthase, which gives rise to MSKPIQMEKGVKYRDADKMALIPVKNMPTEQKEVLRKPEWMKIKLPASSKRIDDIKSAMRKNNLHSVCEEASCPNLAECFNHGTATFMILGAICTRRCPFCDVAHGRPVAPEAEEPKKLAKTIQDMKLKYVVITSVDRDDLRDGGAQHFADCNREIRALNPEIRIETLVPDFRGRMDRALEAMIDNPPDVFNHNLETAPRLYRKVRPGANYQWSLDLLKKFKEQHPNVPTKSGLMMGLGETKEEIVEVLKDLRAHGVTMLTLGQYLAPSRHHLPVERYVPPTEFDELKEIALELGFTHAACGPFVRSSYHADLQAKGEEVK